The genomic interval CTTGACCAGTTGACGTATGCCGCTGAAACCGATCTCGCGACCGCCATAGATCACCTCACCCTTGTCCGTCAGCGCCAAGAGGATGCTCGTCTTCTCCAACTGAACGGACGAGGCGGCCTGAGGCTTGTCCACCTCGACCCCCGTCTCCTCGACGAAGGTCGTCGTCACGATGAAGAAGATCAGCAGGATGAACACGCAGTCGATCAGCGGGGAGATGTCCACCCCGACGTCGCTGCTGTCATCGGCCGCCATTTCGCGAAAACGTCCCATGTGTGTCCTCAATCATTGCATTCCCGCCGCGATTGACCGGGCCTGTGTCGGGCATCCCGATAGTGGCCGTGGTCCTATGCCACCTTCCCGTGTTTCTGTAGAATTCGCACCGGCTCGCGGAAGACCTTC from Anaerobaca lacustris carries:
- a CDS encoding ExbD/TolR family protein, with amino-acid sequence MGRFREMAADDSSDVGVDISPLIDCVFILLIFFIVTTTFVEETGVEVDKPQAASSVQLEKTSILLALTDKGEVIYGGREIGFSGIRQLVKRTLQKEDVPVIIQVDAAADSGLLVRVIDEAQLGGATKVSLATRKPQS